In Magnolia sinica isolate HGM2019 chromosome 16, MsV1, whole genome shotgun sequence, the genomic window taaaaaaaatgagtaaACAAGGCCTTATGCATTGAAAGCCCGTAAGACTAGGACAATTGTAACGTTGGGATTGTTAATAGAAAATCATGAAATGCTTtggtttttttataaaaaaataaaataaaatttaaaaccaTCTCTCTCACGATCGTCCAAGTCTGGCGTGTCCCGTGTCTGGGTCTTCTGGCCCATGATTGTTATGCATGGCCCCGGTTTGAGTCATAAAATCCAGGCTATTAAGCGTGCCAATCATCCATGATACAGACAAAAAATGACCTTAAAGCAGGCCAACTTGGGATTGGGACCCATGCTAATAAGCAGGCTTACATTTTAGGCCAGGGTCCAGCCTCGGGCCTAGTATTTCAGCCCGAGCCTGGCccagctcgaaagctgaacatgCCAGCCGTGGACCGTCTTAAATCTTTATTTCAGACCAGTGTAACCAAATACCAGGATGTGGTTGCTaccaaaatattaaaaagtcctcaTAGCTCCATTCACACATGCCATACAAGGTGTGCGGGTGTCCGATTACGCAAAATCCATGGCCAAAGGGATCCATTCATTAATTAGATTCCCAGTAGTaagaaaaaagattttttttttttttgcccctcCATAAGTGGATGAGAACGTTTGTACCAACGATTTCCTTCATACATTTCTCATTTCACTCACCTTCCTACTACATACTAATAACCATTTACCAAGTTTCCTACAAGCATCAGCAAACTTTATTTCTAAACTGAGTTGGGACTCTAAAACACTTATATAGAAGCCGAAACTGGTAAGAGATGATATTCTTTAGGATTTGGCCATTTTTTGAGGCTGATGCCTgcctttctccttctcctttaCTTCACTGCCCTGTGACTTGTCGTATTCTTCAAACAGGAATCGTCGTGAACATGATAGTACAACAACAGTCAGTCCCATGTCCTATGAATAAAGGAGAGCCTAACAAAAAAAACATACCATATTAGAAAAAGGGGATTAGGTATTGCCTCTGCCTGGACCAAGACCGCTCCGCCCATCTGAGTAGGAATTTTTTATGAATCGTACCAGCAAAGCATGTTTGAAGGTTGTTCAATATTCTAGCACGCTGTCTAAATGTCAAGGGCAAAGAGATCTCGACCCAAGCTGAGTAAGTATCCATAATCCAATCCACATCCCATCTTACCGGGATGTTTTTCATGTATGTCCTCTCCTTCCTCTCGCTTCCGAAAGGCCTGATTTCCTCCATAGACACCTCCAAACCCTTCTTCATCCGACCGCGTTGAATAGCCCTCACCGAACGATTGTGACATCACGTCCCTATATTAATAATGATTATTAATAACAATACTAATAGcgaaaaaattataattttaattttcagATGAAACATCCCACGTTATTAGTGGAACCACAAGAACCTCATTACCCCGATTCGGCTCAGTCATGCAAGCTCATGCCTAAGTGAGATCTTGAAGCATCAGAACTACACCGCCCATCAAGTGCACTGCCTCATGTTCAAGATTTCAGTcggtccaaaaaaataaaataattaaaaaaggtCACGTCATAACGAGGACGGTTAGTTGtacatgggcccaccttggtaattatatgccatccaattcattcatatgACTGCTCAGAAAGCGATTAGTCATACAATCTGCGTACCTATGAATATAGTCTATCTGGGATCATACCATTTTAGATTTCTCTATTTTGGGTAAGGTTTTGACTGTCCAcgaaaaagtaagaaaaagaaaatgaaattaggAGGTGTTTGTTAATTACCCGTTATCTGGGTGTTCTTTTTTGTTATTCTCCATCTCTTCTTCTCTGTTTCCTTGTTGTGATGATTTTGACCTTACTTTGACATAAGCCGTCTCCCGACAGGCGGACCGCTGAAATGGTGACCGTACACGAGGATGCAATTGAAGACGAGCTAGACGAATTGCAAGTAGCATGGTTGGCGTGGCTGTGATATTTATACCTATTAACTGGAGTAGAACAGAGAGAACGGAGTATTGTAATGTAAGACTCTCGAGAAAGAAAGATTTGTCTTATCCTTTTATAGTTCTCTTGAAGCTACACGTGTGCAAGTGGCAATACGTGGCGATATGTTAGGCAATACGTGTTGCCTTTTGGTGCTGCTACGCGTTTGACGGGAGGAGTTGCTTGCTATGCGCTGGCACTGACTCCTCCCTCTAAAGCAGCTGACAGAGGATTGTGACCCTTCCGGCAACGGATGCGGATTTAGTGGTGACTCCAGTAGTAATGATGACCAGTCTTCGTGACGTATGCTTTCTATCTACGCCATTCATACTTTTTACCACTTAATTTTAAGGTATTAGCCCAAAATTAGAACTTATTCGAATTttaattagaccacaccacatgaaacaacgaGGATATATGAGGGTCTATCGTATTGGTAatttgccatctaacatattCATGACCCTACACAGACGTGGATCGGGTTAAATTACAAATATCGGTCTCATTTATAACTTATGTGgtcctaagaagatttcaacagtaagCGTTTATTTCCCTCTATTTCTTTATATTTCATTATGCtttggtccacttcagctttggatatgcttcaatttgaacttaccatgatgtatgactGAAGCATATCAAAGCTCAAGACCACACCAAGGGAGATGTTATATATGGGAAAATCTGGCCTGACTTGTCCTAAATTGAAGTTAGCTTGGCTTGGCCACATCTCTGAATGAGTCAACCGAACTCCATTCAAGGTCCGGTTGGGAAGACGAGCGGCTGCATCAAGTACTTCAACAAGCAAGATAGTAAAGTTACACAGCTGATCCGCGGCACGGTATCAGCTCATCTAGACGATAAGTTGAGATAGTGTCTAGCTACCAAGTTTTTTGttgtagagctttcacatcaTCCTGGAACCCAAAAAAAGTCATTACACCTCAGCTCTACCGTTGACCCCAACTACATCCCGGTCTGCGAGCAAGTACGCCTCGGCCTATCCATaggctcaaatcattttaggttggactcaaactctctctctctctctctctctctctcttacacacgcactcacaccaccacacactcacgccatggtgggttttcaccacctatgggtactcaaaccctcaaccatgtgttgaaactcctgagagtctaccatcagagtaagagtaaggacctggTTAGGCATAGACTATAGGATCAGCTCGGACAAGAGGTAACCTACAATCACGTTCAGAAATTGATTCCAGTAATGCACAATAGCATTAACGATCACACCACAATCATAAAGTAACCGACGACATCAGCGCATGCATGTAAAGTTACTGCTTAATGGCAGAGATCATGCTAAGAATGACAGACACATTCACTCCAATCAAATGGTATAAAATAGAGATTCTTCTACAGAAATAGGTACACAATATGTCTCACCTGAAACCCACCTACGCTTCTTAGACCCGGATTCCTAACCTGACTTTGACATCAGAGGGTCCTCTCCTCTAGCACAGGTCTCCTTTGTTTTACTCTTGTGCAGGCTTACAGAGCTCGACACAAGTGCACGGAGCTTAGAGAGGGTGGGCTGGAGTTCTGCATCAATAGGAGACAAACGTCAactatccaccgttgaaaactattgaggcccaccatgatatttggtTGCTCATAAGATCACACCGCCTTGGTGGATAAAAGGAAACCAAGCTTGTAGTCCAAATCAACACATGGACCAGTCAAAACCGAGCTTAAAACCCATTTATGGTGAAAAACATCAAAACTGAGCCCTACACAAAACACATGATTTACAATCAAAATTCTAGTCATGAGccacaaccttaacctaaacatccATCGAATGGGCCCTCGACAAATGTTAGCCTCTAGGTCACAATCAACTAAACCTGGTTACTCGAAACCCGTAATGGGTCGTCAACAACTGTTAGGTCCGAGTCGCAATCATCTCATCCTGGTTACTCAAAAACCCTTGGTTTTGAGTCCCATTAGTACTATTTCAGAGTTCGTCATTCCGTTAGTATTTGCTGGTTCAATTTGTGGATGTTATTAATTTGCTAGTTGTTGGAAGAGAGAATTTGTAGTTGAAAGGGAAAGATAAGTTGGATCCAGAAGAATCAGACATTCCACCATACACATGCATACGCACACGCATCCTAGCATAGTTGGCATATGTTTAAATGATATGGACAATTAAATAATGCTATCTATCATATTTCTTCAATTCATCCACTGAATATTTGGCCaataacaattttctttttctatcatGGCATTGATAGCAGCCAACAAGGCAAATGTGTTTAGCAGATATGATTTTCGATTGATAAGCCATCCTTTCACGGCAGTATACTGGTGGGCTCTATTGGTAGATCACCCTGCTACATGGATTGTTAGTCTAGTCCGGTGCTAAAAAATCAGCaaaaatataatttatagaaTTTTATAAATAagatattaataaaaaaattaaactcaataataataatattaagaaGAGTGCACTTGATGACGTGAACCAAAACAAGagatatgaaaatgaagaatgaTAAAGACAGTGGCAACGCATAAGTAGGTAACTTTCCTGACAATTTGCGCCGAATCAAGTAATGGCATATATGCCCGGCTGTGACCATCTTTTGGATATAACCACCGATGGAAGAAAATTGCTGATTCCACCACAACAACGGTTGATACTCAATATACCGATAAATATAATTACAAAAAAACTATATATTAAATAAAGGAAATTGAGGATCAGGAAATTTTTGTTGTATGTAAAATAGAGAATAGAGGGATGCGATGGGTGGGGTGgcatttgtttttctcttttcgattgatttttaggtttttgaaaaaattatatATAGGAATTCCAAAGAACACGTGACAAACATGTGGCGCAGAGGTGGCAGCCAGTCAACACCGTTGCTGTAACATGTAATGTGAAACCGAGTTATCACTGCAAGACTCGGTCatagcattattattattattattatttttaagaaacaaaattaatcaTGGAAACAAGCCCGAGCCCAACATATCATACTCAAAAGCCAATGCACAAGCTAGCCATTCTCATCAAACTATATATAAAGGAATAAAACTCTTTCAGCAAATTCCAATATATGATTAGTGCAAATTTTCAAAAGAGTATCAaagactcctctctctctctctctctctcatttttaaaaacaaaaccaaacCTACATGTATTACTGTAGATAGACCTCCGGCTCTTTTATGTTTCGATTTTGTGAGCTCTACCATCACTctatcaatcttttttttttttttttggttagcttcttagtacaccccattgtcagttgacactcaatctaccacttgagctatggatcgataccaagacctcaagtaaGAGCGACATCCAAAATGAGACTACAATTTAAATGTTTGGTTAAGCATGGATCGACACCATGTCTATAATGGTTGAGTTCAGAAAATGTTGCAAATCCTGCTTTGGTTGAGTTGAGAAAATGTTGCAAATCCTGCCAAAAGCATGTTGTCATTTAGTGGAAACATTTCGGGTCATTTGCTagtggtagaagttcaatccctaaCTATTTAGCCCGGCACTGACAACCCGTTTTGGTTGTTTAAAATTTTTCACAACGATCAAGAAAAGTGAGAACAACTTATTATTTTTCACCATCCAAGAGCCCTTGTTGTCCTTCAAAGATGCTTGAGACTAACCTGTCCATATCATGGCACACGCTAGTCAATTTGCTACCGGGGAGTTGTTGTCCATATTAGCATTGTACATGTACTATATATATTCAACCTTCAAGTGCCTTTTATATGCTCTATGGCGTACCATTCATTGTTCACCATTTCAAATGTATTGCATGTGATCTCATGTACCTTCAAGTGCTTCGGATATTCCATatgtgtcattttatattttttcaagTATCACAAATGCGCCacatgtaccaagtttgaaaTGCGTACACTAGATATATGTCCAATAATCTTTATTTCTATTACTTTTCTTGTGCTAAATAAAATTTCCTTATTCCAGGTGCTTAGCATACAATCTTCCTAATGCTATTTGGGATATCTCTTCCTCATAATTTCTCAAGAATTCTAAATTCATTAGAAGTCATGGATTTTTAAAAGATCCAAAATGCTAAATTTCCCTTGTCTCTTTTTCATTCTAAGAAGATTAGTCGAGCGCAATTTACACCCACATGATGTACAAATAACATCCAAGTAATCAGACACAAAAAAGTAAGCTCATCCGATCATTTGGTGCGCCACATCATAATAAATAATATACACTACCCAAAAACTTCAATATCcatttgtggcccaccggagGGAGGTTCGTATGATCACTATGTGGAACGAACATGTTTGCCCCACTAGATGTCATACATGCACCACATGACCCCATTGTGCTGAACTCCACTTTTTAGAAAGattaagtaagtttggtttatgattaattataagtatattttttaatttaaagttGCTTAATTCAGTTTAATAAGTTGAAATCAAGATGAGATCCTTAAGTCAtaaatagcttatcttaagtGACTATGCAAACACCCCTAGAGAGTCTCCGGGACGGATTGCgttctgagtaaactctgtgaagcctaccataatgtaagtgtcttatccacgttgtccatccctCTTTTCAAATCCTTTTAATGCATTcgccgaaaattgaagcatatacaaagctcaagtggaccactctacAAGAAACAaggggaattgaactcctaccaataaaaacttctcatgggccactaaagtattggatcaagctgatatttgtgttttcccttcatccatacctatgtgaccttaccaacaggttggatgaaaattaaataaacatcactgtgggccccaggaaAATTTCAAAAGTGTATGCCTTTATCACCcactttttcccatggtgtggtccatttgaaattcgGATGTGCTTCAAGTTTGGGCTCGTGGCccaaaatgagctgttaaaacggatggacgacatggataagacaaatacatcaggTGTGACCCCAAGAAAGTTTACTCACTACTTTACAGGGTAacgagttactcagcacgcaatccgctccCGTCTCTGCCATGTTTCGATATTTTATCATTGAACTGTTATCCTTTGGGTGTGTGGATCATATCCTTGAccaactttttgtgggccattgatcaagAAGGCTAAGATCTTCCAAACACAAAATCCATGTCAGCTTAGTATATAAGTAGGTCAttggattggatgatccaatgACCCAGAACGGCATGTAGGGAATCAAGCATCCATGTAGGTCATTGGATTGGATGATCTAAGTACCCACAAGCTCATGTAGGGAATCAAGAATCCATGTAGGTCATTGGATTGGATGATCTAAGTACCCACAAGCTCATGTAGGGAATCAAGCATCCATGACTTAAGGATTTGCTGCTTAGCAGGACCTTTGAAGTACTCTGTATCTTCTACTGCTAATTGCCACCAAGCAACAGCCCTTTGACGAGACTCACGCGACAGAGGTAAAGAAAGGGCCTGGTGCATCTATATGAATCTGTGAGATACAGACCACTGATCAGGTGGGGCCGGCTTCTGACCTCTACTGGCAGAAAATGGCACTGTCCACTCTCCAGGTGGGCAGAACGCCTAGAACAAATCTAGTGCATTTGATGGCCGCACTTTTTAAGTATTAATTAACCTATAAGGCATGCTGTGGACCCCTTGTGAGGAATTGCCTGGacccacacacatgcaccacattgGCATGTCTCCACCTCCATTTTATTTGATTGGATCTACAATAAAAGTAGGCCATTCCGGTTATCAAGATGACCCCACCTACACTATTGATCAATGTAGACTTTTGGTTTCAAGTTGTTGGTTACCCATCTTTTGTAGGATCGATGTGAGCTCCAAATGACTTGGGTGGCCTGATTATTGGTTAAGGTCACATTCTTCATAGCCAACCACTGAACGAATCAGATGCAAGGCAATTTGGGGCTTGCAAGGCTAGGAAAACACTTAGTTCAGTGAGGCCCTGGCGAGGAGGGCTCGAATTGGTCTAGCCAACATTACCGAGTCACTTTTAAATATGCTTTGCGTGTGAggtagggatgaatgtgatgaggtcaatcattgtcttcctcaaggataactactccgaatccacggaactttttTGGATTCCTCACACAAACCTTTCAAATCTACGAGAAAAAagtaaggaaaatagaaataagttatataaaatttgtaatttgattgatgaatgaaataaacgagttcacaacccttttaGTAAGGATACCAGgagaaatttcataatcaaactacaactaaaactcctagaattcgcaacttaaaCTTATATTTatggacggttgtgatgtctacttgTGCGTAAGGTTTTTGGGTTGGgtgactaaagtagctcgttatactccaaaattatatattttacatccaataactCATTCTGAATTGCAAGATACGTCCAATTTAgagtctgatggtccggatcacttctgcaacccgctctacatcagcatGGCTTTATCTTCGATAAGTGCACATTGTCCAATCAAATCTTTCCAAGTCATAGCCTTACCAAACACAAATTTCCCTGGCCTCCTTAGATCCAGTTTCAATTTGTACCTG contains:
- the LOC131229076 gene encoding uncharacterized protein LOC131229076; the protein is MLLAIRLARLQLHPRVRSPFQRSACRETAYVKVRSKSSQQGNREEEMENNKKEHPDNGDVMSQSFGEGYSTRSDEEGFGGVYGGNQAFRKREEGEDIHEKHPEYDKSQGSEVKEKEKGRHQPQKMAKS